A window of the Streptomyces formicae genome harbors these coding sequences:
- the rplU gene encoding 50S ribosomal protein L21 has protein sequence MYAIVRSGGRQHKVAVGDIVEVDKISTAKVGDTVELSTLLVVDGDAVTSDPWVLAGIKVQAEVVDHHKGAKIDILRYKNKTGYRRRQGHRQQYTAIKVTSIPAAAK, from the coding sequence GTGTACGCCATCGTGCGCAGCGGTGGTCGCCAGCACAAGGTTGCTGTCGGCGACATCGTTGAGGTTGACAAGATTTCCACTGCCAAGGTTGGCGACACGGTCGAGCTCTCGACCCTGCTCGTTGTCGACGGCGACGCCGTGACCAGCGACCCGTGGGTGCTGGCCGGGATCAAGGTCCAGGCCGAGGTCGTGGACCACCACAAGGGCGCCAAGATCGACATCCTGCGCTACAAGAACAAGACCGGCTACCGCCGTCGTCAGGGCCACCGCCAGCAGTACACGGCGATCAAGGTCACGTCGATTCCCGCGGCTGCGAAGTAA
- a CDS encoding acyltransferase → MNYRVQPSAQVDDTAEIGAGSSVWDLAQVREGARLGEGCVVGRGAYVGTGVRMGDNCKLQNYALVYEPAELGDGVFIGPAVVLTNDHNPRSVDPEGKQKRGGDWEAVGVKIADGASIGARSVCVAPIEIGRWAMVAAGAVVTKDVPDFALVVGVPARQIGWVGHEGVRLVEREGEAGVWECPKSGRLYRETPGGALTEA, encoded by the coding sequence GTGAACTACAGGGTTCAGCCCAGCGCCCAGGTCGATGACACGGCCGAGATCGGCGCAGGCAGCAGCGTCTGGGATCTCGCTCAGGTCCGCGAAGGCGCCCGGCTCGGTGAGGGCTGTGTGGTCGGCCGGGGCGCGTACGTCGGTACGGGTGTCCGCATGGGCGACAACTGCAAGCTGCAGAACTACGCCCTCGTCTACGAGCCGGCCGAGCTCGGGGACGGGGTGTTCATCGGTCCCGCCGTGGTCCTCACCAACGACCACAACCCGCGCTCCGTCGACCCCGAGGGCAAGCAGAAGCGCGGCGGTGACTGGGAGGCGGTCGGCGTGAAGATCGCCGACGGTGCCTCGATCGGCGCGCGCTCGGTGTGCGTGGCCCCGATCGAGATCGGCCGCTGGGCGATGGTCGCGGCCGGCGCGGTCGTGACGAAGGATGTGCCGGACTTCGCGCTGGTCGTCGGCGTCCCTGCCCGGCAGATCGGCTGGGTCGGCCACGAGGGCGTGCGCCTGGTCGAGCGCGAGGGCGAGGCCGGCGTGTGGGAGTGCCCGAAGTCGGGACGGCTCTACCGCGAGACGCCCGGAGGGGCGCTCACCGAGGCGTAG
- a CDS encoding acyltransferase family protein, producing the protein MSRTDVQVPPQTDKTATSETPPPGRPGARLYALDALRVVAALSVLVFHFTGVDAATKANWGVNPKELFPWLFPVTSYGSYGVQLFFIISGFVICLSAWDRTPGQFVRARFLRLFPAYWFSIVVALLVWRGLPDGERKAPSISDSLTNVTMFQVPLSARHLVGAYWTLWVELTFYLIFLVVLWKGLDYVRVSVFCWLWLLASVLVQQDQDIPLLGIFAQPLNTALFVSGIAMYLMYRFGPDLKLWGLLGASWLVMQGDLVQHADQLRHDKGMDRDPYIALALVTVFYLLVLAVALRKLEWVSWRWLATAGALVYPLYLLHEELGWAMIRTLYGHVGAWATLGITTALLLLLAWLVHRFVERPSQKWLRATLEKESRKRAAASPG; encoded by the coding sequence ATGTCCCGGACTGACGTCCAGGTCCCACCGCAGACGGACAAGACCGCCACGAGCGAAACCCCGCCGCCGGGAAGGCCGGGAGCACGGCTCTACGCGCTGGACGCGCTGCGCGTCGTCGCCGCGCTCTCGGTCCTGGTATTCCACTTCACGGGCGTGGACGCGGCGACGAAGGCCAACTGGGGTGTGAACCCCAAGGAGCTCTTCCCCTGGCTGTTCCCCGTCACCTCCTACGGCTCGTACGGCGTCCAGCTGTTCTTCATCATCAGCGGCTTCGTCATCTGTCTCTCGGCCTGGGACCGCACGCCTGGGCAGTTCGTGAGGGCCCGTTTCCTGCGGCTCTTCCCGGCCTACTGGTTCTCGATCGTCGTGGCCCTCCTGGTGTGGCGCGGGCTTCCCGACGGCGAGCGCAAAGCCCCCAGCATCAGTGACTCGCTGACCAACGTCACGATGTTCCAGGTCCCGCTGTCGGCCCGGCACCTGGTCGGCGCCTACTGGACGCTGTGGGTGGAGCTCACCTTCTACCTGATCTTCCTCGTGGTGCTGTGGAAGGGCCTGGACTACGTCCGCGTCTCGGTCTTCTGCTGGCTGTGGCTGCTGGCGAGCGTGCTGGTCCAGCAGGACCAGGACATTCCGCTCCTCGGGATCTTCGCCCAGCCGCTGAACACCGCCCTGTTCGTGTCGGGCATCGCGATGTACCTGATGTACCGCTTCGGTCCGGACCTCAAGCTGTGGGGCCTGCTCGGGGCGAGCTGGCTGGTGATGCAGGGCGACCTCGTCCAGCACGCCGACCAGCTGCGCCACGACAAGGGCATGGACCGCGATCCGTACATCGCGCTCGCCCTGGTGACCGTCTTCTATCTGCTGGTCCTGGCCGTGGCCCTGCGCAAGCTCGAATGGGTCAGCTGGAGGTGGCTGGCCACCGCGGGCGCCTTGGTCTACCCGCTCTATCTGCTCCACGAGGAGCTGGGCTGGGCGATGATCCGCACGCTCTACGGGCACGTGGGGGCCTGGGCCACGCTGGGCATCACCACGGCCCTGCTGCTCCTGCTGGCCTGGCTGGTCCACCGGTTCGTGGAACGGCCCTCGCAGAAGTGGCTGCGCGCCACTCTGGAGAAGGAGTCCCGCAAGCGGGCGGCGGCTTCCCCCGGCTGA
- a CDS encoding nucleotide sugar dehydrogenase, with product MNICVVALGKIGLPLAVQFAAKGHKVIGADVNEKVVELVNAGTEPFPGEHDLDRLLKETVGAGLLSATTDTTAAVAQSDAVVVVVPLFVDAEGVPDFGWMDAATEAIAKGLKPGTLVSYETTLPVGTTRTRWAPMLEQGSGLTAGKDFHLVFSPERVLTGRVFADLRRYPKLVGGIDEVSARHGVEFYEQVLDFDERDDLPQPNGVWDLGTAEASELAKLAETTYRDVNIGLANQFARFADKNGIDVKKVIEACNSQPYSHIHQPGIAVGGHCIPIYPRMYLWNDPEATVVRSAREANAAMPQYSVDLLAAAYGDLSGVNVLVLGAAYRGGVKETAFSGVYGVVEALKARGAVPFVSDPMYTADELAAHGLTPHQGEKVTAAILQADHAEYRDLAASDLPDVTVLVDGRRTTDPANWEGVRRVVIGG from the coding sequence ATGAATATCTGTGTAGTCGCGCTGGGCAAGATCGGCCTGCCGCTCGCCGTGCAGTTCGCCGCCAAGGGCCACAAGGTCATCGGCGCCGACGTCAACGAGAAGGTCGTGGAGCTGGTCAACGCCGGCACCGAGCCCTTCCCCGGCGAGCACGACCTCGACCGCCTGCTCAAGGAGACCGTCGGCGCCGGCCTGCTGTCTGCGACCACCGACACCACCGCGGCCGTCGCCCAGTCCGACGCCGTCGTGGTCGTCGTCCCGCTGTTCGTGGACGCCGAGGGCGTGCCGGACTTCGGCTGGATGGACGCCGCGACCGAGGCGATCGCCAAGGGCCTCAAGCCCGGCACCCTCGTCTCGTACGAGACCACCCTGCCGGTCGGCACCACCCGCACGCGCTGGGCGCCGATGCTGGAGCAGGGTTCCGGGCTGACCGCGGGCAAGGACTTCCACCTGGTCTTCTCGCCGGAGCGGGTGCTCACCGGCCGTGTCTTCGCCGACCTGCGCCGCTACCCGAAGCTCGTCGGCGGTATCGACGAGGTGTCGGCCCGGCACGGCGTGGAGTTCTACGAGCAGGTCCTCGACTTCGACGAGCGCGACGACCTGCCGCAGCCGAACGGTGTCTGGGACCTGGGCACCGCCGAGGCCTCCGAGCTCGCCAAGCTCGCCGAGACCACGTACCGCGACGTCAACATCGGTCTCGCCAACCAGTTCGCGCGCTTCGCCGACAAGAACGGCATCGACGTCAAGAAGGTCATCGAGGCCTGCAACTCGCAGCCGTACAGCCACATCCACCAGCCCGGCATCGCCGTCGGCGGCCACTGCATCCCGATCTACCCGCGGATGTACCTGTGGAACGACCCGGAGGCGACCGTCGTGCGCTCGGCCCGCGAGGCCAACGCCGCCATGCCGCAGTACTCCGTCGACCTGCTGGCCGCGGCCTATGGCGACCTCTCCGGCGTGAACGTCCTCGTGCTGGGCGCCGCCTACCGCGGTGGTGTCAAGGAGACCGCGTTCTCCGGCGTCTACGGTGTCGTCGAGGCGCTGAAGGCGCGCGGCGCGGTGCCGTTCGTCTCCGACCCGATGTACACGGCCGACGAGCTTGCCGCTCACGGCCTCACCCCGCACCAGGGGGAGAAGGTCACCGCCGCGATCCTCCAGGCCGACCACGCCGAGTACCGTGACCTGGCCGCCTCCGACCTGCCGGACGTCACCGTCCTGGTCGACGGCCGCCGCACCACGGACCCGGCCAACTGGGAGGGCGTGCGCCGCGTTGTCATCGGCGGCTGA
- a CDS encoding glycosyltransferase gives MTKTPDVTVVVAVYNTMPYLTECLNSLVGQSIGLDRLEVVAVDDGSTDDSGAELDRFAERYPDTVKVVHQENSGGPAAPSNRALDLATGRYVYFTGSDDYLGSQALERLVACADENGSDVVVGKMVGTNGRYVHQALYQKNDLDVSLYDSALPFTLANTKLFRRELVEKHKLRFPEDLPVGSDQPFTIEACVRARRISVLADYTFYYAVKRGDASNITYRANHLSRLRCTTQIMKHAAGLVGAGPQRDALFKRHFTWELAKLVQDDFPALDPQTQREVCAGVASLADEYFTDALRDAMDVKRRVRIALAQRGAVAELVRAISDEAAHGAPPLLIEDGRAYVRYPGFRDPALGLPDRVFEVIGESVPKQLADGTGLVSAEWEQSGQELALVVAVRVPLVGDTDGAVIRLAPRAMPKSADKPGARRLPVGTELPAPAGELSRTVTPDGTATVLTARIPVRPERARLGVRAYLDVAGSTYEVPVKTLGLPLPLARRWREKVPYRVSANANTKGRLVITTAPIWEPSPGAGRRLRRTLSRVKRKVTR, from the coding sequence ATGACGAAGACTCCTGACGTCACCGTCGTCGTCGCCGTGTACAACACGATGCCGTACCTGACGGAGTGCCTGAACTCCCTCGTCGGACAGAGCATCGGACTGGACCGGCTGGAGGTCGTCGCGGTCGACGACGGCTCCACCGACGACAGCGGTGCCGAGCTGGACCGCTTCGCGGAGCGCTACCCGGACACGGTCAAGGTGGTCCATCAGGAGAACTCGGGCGGCCCGGCGGCTCCCAGCAACCGCGCCCTGGACCTCGCCACCGGCCGGTACGTCTACTTCACAGGCTCGGACGACTACCTCGGCAGCCAGGCGCTGGAGCGCCTGGTCGCCTGTGCCGACGAGAACGGCTCGGACGTGGTCGTGGGCAAGATGGTCGGCACCAACGGCCGCTACGTCCACCAGGCCCTGTACCAGAAGAACGACCTGGACGTCAGCCTGTACGACTCGGCGCTGCCGTTCACCCTCGCCAACACAAAGCTCTTCCGGCGCGAGCTGGTGGAGAAGCACAAGCTGCGCTTCCCCGAGGACCTGCCGGTCGGCAGCGACCAGCCGTTCACGATCGAGGCGTGCGTGCGGGCCCGCAGGATCTCGGTCCTCGCCGACTACACGTTCTACTACGCGGTCAAGCGCGGCGACGCCAGCAACATCACCTACCGGGCCAACCACCTCTCGCGGCTGCGCTGCACCACCCAGATCATGAAGCACGCCGCCGGGCTGGTCGGGGCGGGCCCGCAGCGGGACGCGCTCTTCAAGCGCCACTTCACCTGGGAGCTCGCCAAGCTCGTCCAGGACGACTTCCCCGCGCTGGACCCGCAGACGCAGCGGGAGGTCTGCGCCGGTGTCGCGAGCCTCGCCGACGAGTACTTCACCGACGCGCTGCGCGACGCGATGGACGTGAAGCGGCGGGTGCGCATCGCGCTCGCCCAGCGCGGCGCCGTCGCCGAGCTCGTCCGCGCGATCAGCGACGAGGCCGCCCACGGGGCGCCGCCGCTGCTCATCGAGGACGGGCGTGCCTACGTCCGCTATCCCGGCTTCCGCGACCCGGCACTGGGCCTGCCGGACCGGGTCTTCGAGGTCATCGGCGAGTCCGTGCCCAAGCAGCTCGCCGACGGCACCGGACTGGTCTCCGCGGAGTGGGAGCAGTCCGGCCAGGAGCTGGCCCTGGTCGTCGCGGTCCGCGTGCCGCTCGTCGGCGACACGGACGGCGCGGTCATCCGGCTCGCCCCCAGGGCCATGCCGAAGAGCGCCGACAAGCCCGGCGCCCGCCGGCTGCCCGTCGGCACCGAACTCCCTGCCCCGGCAGGGGAGTTGAGTCGCACGGTGACCCCCGACGGGACGGCGACGGTGCTGACCGCCCGGATCCCGGTCCGTCCCGAGCGGGCCAGGCTGGGCGTCCGTGCCTATCTGGACGTGGCAGGCTCGACGTACGAGGTCCCGGTGAAGACCCTGGGCCTGCCGCTGCCCCTGGCGCGGCGCTGGCGCGAGAAGGTCCCCTACCGCGTCTCCGCCAACGCGAACACCAAGGGACGGCTGGTGATCACCACGGCTCCGATCTGGGAGCCCTCACCCGGCGCGGGCAGGCGACTGCGCCGAACGTTGTCCCGTGTGAAGAGGAAAGTAACCCGATGA
- a CDS encoding glycosyltransferase family 4 protein, protein METQSAGASRPVKGRVVMLVDNKVEGDSRVQKAAQSAAAAGWDVVLLGLVRSGNGRSWKLGDAEVRLLPLKTPLAKRHAERHRSPLRRPLAYPPGPLAAYRRQWAKAWRADVATRRAALRVAPEAVGSPLFRTTEKVRLIAAGPASKFLLKWVGFRARQTREAQKAGRRLQGPLDRAFTASWKALKGNRAWRRLEPVLWDYELTYGKEIDALKPDLIHANDFRMLGVGARAAIRARAAGRKVKLVWDAHEFLPGVRPWEDNAHWIPGNTAHESEFAPYADAVVTVSEGLGDLLRERHGLKEQPTVVLNAPDRPVEVDETLDDFEPVPDLRALCGIGPDVPLVVYSGSPGPQRGLGDMVEALPKLDGAHMAFVVPSPAAAYIQSLLRRAEELGVGDRLHAVPYVPHWQVVRFLSAADAGCIPIHHWPNHEIALITKFFEYSHARLPLVVSDVKTMSEVTRSTGQGEVCKAEDVDDLVRAIKAVLADPERYRAAYDKPGLLDTWTWEAQAEVLDELYTRLLADGRPGARS, encoded by the coding sequence ATGGAAACGCAGAGTGCCGGCGCGTCCCGACCCGTCAAGGGCCGCGTCGTCATGCTGGTCGACAACAAGGTCGAGGGCGACTCGCGGGTGCAGAAGGCCGCCCAGTCCGCGGCCGCGGCCGGCTGGGACGTCGTCCTGCTCGGCCTCGTGCGCTCCGGCAACGGGCGCAGCTGGAAGCTCGGCGACGCCGAGGTGCGGCTGCTGCCGTTGAAGACCCCGCTGGCCAAACGGCACGCAGAGCGGCACCGCTCGCCGCTGCGCCGCCCGCTGGCCTACCCGCCGGGCCCGCTCGCCGCCTACCGCCGCCAGTGGGCGAAGGCGTGGCGCGCGGACGTCGCCACCCGCCGGGCCGCGCTGCGCGTGGCGCCGGAGGCCGTCGGCTCGCCCCTGTTCCGCACGACCGAGAAGGTCCGGCTGATCGCCGCCGGCCCCGCCTCCAAGTTCCTGCTGAAGTGGGTCGGCTTCCGTGCCCGCCAGACCCGTGAGGCGCAGAAGGCCGGGCGCCGGCTGCAGGGTCCGCTGGACCGCGCCTTCACCGCGTCCTGGAAGGCGCTCAAGGGCAACCGCGCCTGGCGCAGGCTGGAGCCGGTGCTGTGGGACTACGAGCTGACGTACGGCAAGGAGATCGACGCGCTCAAGCCCGATCTGATCCACGCCAACGACTTCCGCATGCTCGGTGTCGGCGCACGCGCCGCGATACGGGCCCGTGCGGCCGGCCGCAAGGTCAAGCTGGTCTGGGACGCCCATGAGTTCCTGCCCGGCGTGCGGCCCTGGGAGGACAACGCCCACTGGATCCCGGGCAACACCGCGCACGAGAGCGAGTTCGCCCCGTACGCCGACGCCGTCGTCACCGTCTCCGAGGGGCTCGGCGACCTGCTGCGCGAGCGCCACGGCCTGAAGGAGCAGCCGACCGTCGTGCTGAACGCCCCCGACCGGCCGGTCGAGGTCGACGAGACGCTGGACGACTTCGAGCCGGTGCCCGACCTGCGGGCGCTGTGCGGCATCGGCCCCGACGTCCCGCTGGTCGTCTACAGCGGTTCGCCGGGCCCGCAGCGCGGCCTCGGCGACATGGTCGAGGCGCTGCCGAAGCTGGACGGCGCCCACATGGCGTTCGTCGTGCCCAGCCCGGCCGCCGCGTACATCCAGAGCCTGCTGCGCCGCGCGGAGGAGCTCGGCGTCGGCGACCGGCTGCACGCCGTGCCGTACGTGCCGCACTGGCAGGTGGTCCGCTTCCTGTCCGCCGCCGACGCCGGCTGCATCCCGATCCACCACTGGCCGAACCACGAGATCGCGCTGATCACCAAGTTCTTCGAGTACTCGCACGCCCGGCTGCCGCTGGTCGTCAGCGATGTGAAGACCATGTCCGAGGTCACCCGGTCCACCGGCCAGGGCGAGGTCTGCAAGGCCGAGGACGTCGACGACCTCGTACGCGCGATCAAGGCCGTCCTCGCCGACCCCGAGCGCTACCGGGCCGCCTACGACAAGCCGGGCCTGCTCGACACCTGGACGTGGGAGGCGCAGGCCGAGGTGCTCGACGAGCTCTACACGCGGCTGCTCGCGGACGGCAGGCCGGGGGCGAGATCATGA
- a CDS encoding glycosyltransferase family 4 protein, giving the protein MESPARRPRLVVIVANGITGDSRVQKTAVAAARDGWHVTLVGRSDTKRVQHSKMGPIDVIRVPVGKEYSRAVTARKTHPVRAAATQFHLQDQAALNRYRAAYRAWVRQKSAESNWSGTPRRISVKAMLRARRTVHRLRVRAFQWEQRRRPKDPVPVGDWRRDWPQVIDLDLAFGPVIEELKPDVIHANDATMIVTAARSAARLRASGHRCAWLYDAHEYIKGVEWPNARQASALPAMEAEFIGRADAVVTVSAQMAELLKNDHKLSELPLVVGNSPVREVIGSGKSRSSVRQACGLGPEVPLMVYSGWIGPERGVDAVIDGMAELPDVHLALVVGRTTPLLEELLARAGSLGVRDRVHLVPYVPQHEVADYLSSADLGLTPFRRVPNCEVSLPTKVSEYLQARLPLVTSDVKVIKAYVEEHGLGEVFTWDDPKTFAAAAARAMKSRDELAANITEEVLTDLSWEAQSGRLLQLYRQLSKKTPPGPRPEIAWTVTESPSAVRSAVPKDGEPAWRKLGNTRIKLGLGPANYAGQAAAYAQAITRLDPDVSVEVVMNKRPESFDYPADVYVDATRLDELDLQFQQVERIVGRYTHLLADAFMPVFGLLNGGTIAGDLAALKHAGIKVGLLAHGSEIRHPGRHMERHEYSLFRDAPAGIAARLQAKAERNKKIADECGLPLYVTTPDLLDDLPTATWTPLVVDVDSWSTNRPVMERKRPVVLHAPSKRWTKGTDRIMPVLTELHDKGLIDFRLAEGIPVAEMQELVQDCDLVLDQFTTGSYGTFAVEAMAAGKPVVGYISDQVRGATQGALPIVSATPADLREVVESLVADREGTALIGQESAKFARTYHDGTWTAQVLSGFLK; this is encoded by the coding sequence ATGGAATCCCCTGCCCGCCGACCTAGGCTCGTGGTGATCGTCGCCAACGGCATCACGGGCGACTCGCGGGTACAGAAGACCGCTGTCGCGGCGGCCCGCGACGGCTGGCACGTCACCCTGGTCGGCAGGAGCGACACCAAGCGCGTCCAGCACTCCAAGATGGGCCCGATCGACGTGATCCGGGTTCCCGTGGGCAAGGAGTACTCCCGGGCGGTGACCGCGCGCAAGACCCATCCCGTACGGGCCGCCGCGACGCAGTTCCACCTTCAGGACCAGGCCGCGCTCAACCGCTACCGGGCGGCCTACCGCGCCTGGGTCCGGCAGAAGTCGGCCGAGAGCAACTGGTCGGGCACCCCGCGCCGGATCTCGGTCAAGGCGATGCTGCGCGCCCGCCGCACGGTCCACCGGCTGCGGGTCCGGGCCTTCCAGTGGGAGCAGCGCCGCCGTCCCAAGGACCCGGTGCCCGTCGGCGACTGGCGCCGCGACTGGCCGCAGGTGATCGATCTCGACCTGGCCTTCGGTCCGGTGATCGAGGAGCTCAAGCCGGACGTCATCCACGCCAACGACGCCACCATGATCGTCACCGCCGCGCGCAGCGCCGCGCGGCTCAGGGCGAGCGGCCACCGCTGCGCCTGGCTGTACGACGCCCACGAGTACATCAAGGGCGTCGAGTGGCCCAACGCCCGTCAGGCGTCCGCCCTTCCGGCGATGGAGGCCGAGTTCATCGGCCGCGCCGACGCCGTCGTCACCGTCTCGGCGCAGATGGCGGAGCTGCTGAAGAACGACCACAAGCTGTCCGAGCTGCCGCTGGTCGTGGGCAACTCCCCGGTCCGCGAGGTGATCGGCAGCGGCAAGTCACGGTCGTCGGTGCGCCAGGCGTGCGGCCTCGGCCCCGAGGTGCCGCTGATGGTCTACTCGGGCTGGATCGGCCCCGAGCGGGGCGTCGACGCGGTGATCGACGGGATGGCGGAGCTGCCCGATGTCCACCTGGCGCTCGTCGTCGGCCGCACCACCCCGCTCCTGGAGGAGCTCCTGGCGCGAGCCGGGTCCCTCGGCGTACGCGACCGGGTCCACCTGGTGCCGTACGTCCCCCAGCACGAGGTCGCCGACTACCTGTCTTCGGCCGATCTGGGCCTGACCCCCTTCCGGCGCGTCCCCAACTGCGAGGTCTCGCTGCCGACGAAGGTCTCCGAGTACCTCCAGGCCCGGCTGCCGCTGGTCACCAGCGACGTGAAGGTCATCAAGGCGTACGTCGAGGAGCACGGTCTGGGCGAGGTCTTCACCTGGGACGACCCGAAGACCTTCGCCGCGGCGGCAGCGCGCGCCATGAAGAGCCGCGACGAGCTCGCCGCGAACATCACCGAGGAGGTCCTCACCGACCTCTCGTGGGAGGCGCAGAGCGGCCGGCTGCTCCAGCTCTACCGGCAGCTGTCGAAGAAGACCCCGCCCGGCCCGCGTCCGGAGATCGCGTGGACCGTCACGGAGTCCCCGAGCGCGGTGCGGTCCGCCGTGCCCAAGGACGGCGAGCCGGCCTGGCGCAAGCTCGGCAACACGCGGATCAAGCTGGGCCTCGGCCCGGCGAACTACGCGGGGCAGGCCGCCGCGTACGCCCAGGCGATCACCCGTCTCGACCCGGACGTGTCCGTCGAGGTCGTGATGAACAAGCGCCCGGAGTCCTTCGACTACCCGGCCGACGTCTATGTCGACGCGACCCGGCTGGACGAGCTCGACCTGCAGTTCCAGCAGGTGGAGCGGATCGTCGGCCGCTACACGCACCTGCTCGCCGACGCGTTCATGCCCGTCTTCGGACTCCTCAACGGCGGCACGATCGCCGGTGACCTGGCGGCCCTCAAGCACGCCGGGATCAAGGTCGGGCTGCTCGCCCACGGCAGCGAGATCCGGCACCCCGGCCGGCACATGGAGCGCCACGAGTACTCGCTCTTCCGCGACGCCCCCGCGGGCATCGCCGCGAGGCTGCAGGCCAAGGCCGAGCGGAACAAGAAGATCGCCGACGAGTGCGGGCTCCCGCTCTACGTCACGACCCCCGACCTGCTCGACGACCTGCCGACCGCCACCTGGACCCCGCTCGTCGTGGACGTCGACTCCTGGTCCACGAACCGTCCGGTGATGGAGCGCAAGCGGCCCGTCGTGCTGCACGCCCCGTCCAAGCGGTGGACCAAGGGCACCGACCGGATCATGCCGGTCCTCACCGAGCTCCACGACAAGGGCCTGATCGACTTCCGGCTGGCCGAAGGCATCCCGGTGGCCGAGATGCAGGAGCTGGTCCAGGACTGCGACCTCGTGCTCGACCAGTTCACCACCGGCAGCTACGGCACCTTCGCGGTCGAGGCGATGGCCGCGGGCAAGCCCGTGGTCGGCTACATCAGCGACCAGGTGCGCGGCGCCACGCAGGGCGCCCTGCCGATCGTGAGCGCCACCCCGGCCGACCTCCGCGAGGTCGTCGAGTCGCTCGTCGCCGACCGTGAGGGCACCGCCCTGATCGGGCAGGAGTCGGCGAAGTTCGCCCGCACGTACCACGACGGAACCTGGACCGCCCAGGTCCTGAGCGGCTTCCTCAAGTGA
- a CDS encoding Gfo/Idh/MocA family protein produces MTAAALRAGLIGLGSMGRHHARVLAGLDGVELVAVVDPMGDKNGWAQGAPVLSTVEELIALGVDYAVVACPTGLHEEVGLKLAEAGVCALVEKPVADTVEGARRLVDAFESRGLVAGVGHIERCNPALRSLRSRLEAGELGDVFQVVTRRQGPFPHRIADVGVVKDLATHDIDLTAWVTGQSYTSIAAHTVSKSGRAHEDMVSAVGKLSDGTMVSHLVNWLSPLKERFTSVTGERGCFIADTLTADLTFYSNAAVATEWEALSAFRGVAEGDMIRYAIPKREPLLVEHELFRDAVLGKDPDICTLRQGLRTVEVAAAVLESATTGTTVRLDSISGPAV; encoded by the coding sequence GTGACTGCCGCTGCACTGCGGGCCGGCCTGATCGGCCTCGGCTCCATGGGACGCCACCACGCCCGCGTACTGGCCGGGCTGGACGGTGTCGAGCTCGTCGCCGTCGTCGACCCCATGGGCGACAAGAACGGCTGGGCGCAGGGCGCCCCCGTGCTGTCGACCGTCGAGGAGCTGATCGCCCTCGGCGTCGACTACGCCGTCGTCGCCTGCCCGACCGGACTGCACGAGGAAGTCGGCCTGAAGCTGGCCGAGGCCGGGGTCTGCGCGCTCGTCGAGAAGCCCGTCGCGGACACCGTCGAGGGCGCCCGCCGCCTCGTCGACGCCTTCGAGTCCCGCGGCCTGGTCGCCGGCGTCGGCCACATCGAGCGCTGCAACCCGGCGCTGCGCAGTCTGCGTTCGCGGCTGGAGGCCGGCGAGCTCGGCGACGTCTTCCAGGTCGTCACCCGCCGCCAGGGCCCGTTCCCGCACCGCATCGCCGACGTCGGCGTGGTCAAGGACCTCGCCACCCACGACATCGACCTGACCGCCTGGGTCACCGGGCAGTCGTACACCTCGATCGCCGCGCACACGGTCTCCAAGTCCGGCCGCGCGCACGAGGACATGGTCTCCGCCGTGGGCAAGCTCAGCGACGGCACCATGGTCAGCCACCTCGTGAACTGGCTGAGCCCGCTGAAGGAGCGATTCACCTCGGTCACCGGCGAGCGCGGCTGCTTCATCGCCGACACCCTCACCGCCGACCTGACCTTCTACTCGAACGCCGCCGTGGCCACCGAGTGGGAGGCCCTGAGCGCGTTCCGCGGTGTCGCCGAGGGCGACATGATCCGCTACGCCATCCCGAAGCGCGAGCCGCTCCTGGTCGAGCACGAGCTCTTCCGCGACGCGGTGCTCGGAAAGGACCCGGATATCTGCACGCTGCGGCAGGGCCTGCGTACCGTGGAGGTGGCCGCGGCCGTACTGGAGTCGGCGACCACCGGCACCACCGTCCGCCTGGACAGCATCAGCGGTCCGGCTGTCTGA